The Dehalococcoidia bacterium DNA window AAGTGGACTTTTGTCAAGGGGGTGGACACCTGTGAGGAGCACAACCCCTGGCAGTGCGTGCCTGGCTCCTGTCGGGCTGCGGCCGCGCCAGGCCCGCACAGGGCCTACCCCACGAGGCTACGGCTGGATAGGCTTGGTTACAGGTGCCCCTGCCCCCCAGAAGAAGGCGCCCCTGCCCGCTACGGCCCCCACCACCACGATTTCGTAGCACTCGGGACCCTCCAGCACCGGCACCAGCGTCTCCGGGCTGTCCCAGAGCCAGGTCAACTCTGGATGCGCCAGGGCCAGGGCTTTGGGCTCCTTGGGGAGCATCAGCAGGCGGAAGGGCATGCGGGCTAAGCGGTGCATGGCCTGGCGCACGTGCTCCTTGCTCCAGCCCCCCTTGCGGAACACCTGGGCGTGCTCGGGGCAGATGAACAGGGTGTGGTGCTCCTTCTCCTGGGTGCCGTAGCGGGGATCGGTGCGCCGCCCCACCAGCCATTGGCCCGTGCAGACCTGGGCGGCGTTGCAGGCCGCCGTGGCAAACACGTGGACCAACCGCTCCGGCTCGGCACTCTGGAAGTCGTGGAGTTCGCAGATACCGTAGACAAAGTGCACAGTAACCGTGCTGGCATCGGCGGGGAAGCCGTGCTCCACGTGGTAAGGCGTCCAGGGGTTCTCCTCCTCGTTTTCGGCCACGCAGGCGCTATACTTCAGAGGCGAGCCGATAGTGTCCATGTCCGACACCCCAGGGTAGGTATGGCCGATGTTCATCATGCACAGGCGCACCGCCCGCCCGATGACCGTGTTGGCATACGAGACCGCCCCCGGCCCCAGGGCGCACACCCGGCTGTTGAGGTTGATCTGCCGCCGAATGGGGCCGTTCACCCAGATAAGGGGGGCATGAGGGCCGGTGGACATGGCCTTATTGCGCAGGTAGATCTGCGGCTCGGCCAGGCACTCTATCGCCGTGATCACAACAGGCAAGTGCTCGGGCCGACAGCCCGCCATGACCGCATTGGCGGCGATTTTGGCCACCGTGCCGGTGCCGAAGCCCGGCTCCAGCACCGCCACCACATCCTCCGGGTTGCGCCGGGTGCCCCGCAGCATGCGCTCCATAGCCTCCTCAGTGGGCGGGACAAGGGGGAGACCATCGCCCCATCCGTAGGAAAGGAAGCGCTCGTTCATGGCCTGGAAGGCCTGCAGGCCCCTACCCTCGAAGGTGAGCCACTCCTCGTCCACGAACACCAGCTCCTCGTGCACCTCACCTGCGGCGAGGGGCTGGGTGAGGCCAGCAATAACCTGGTCCAAAGCGCCCTCCACCATCGCGCGGATATCCTGGGGGGGTTGGTTGGTGAAGGGAAGGGGAACAATGGCAAGGGGCAACTCGGGGAGGCCGAAGGTGAGGGCACTGCGCCGGGCATCGCGCACAAACCCCTGGGCGGTGTAGGAGACAGTGGGAATACCCCGCCGCTCAAGGAGGGTCATGTCGTGGACAAGCCACGACGTGCACGACCCTCAGTCGCTAGTGGTGCCGATGACGGCGTCCACCTCCCGAGCGATGCGATCGGCCAGGCGGGGCGTCATGTGGCGAATCATAAACCCCACATCGCCGGGGTAAAAGGAGAAGCGGGCACCGGGGAAGCGCTTCTCCAGCAAGGCACGGGTATGCTCCAGGGCCACATCGCCCCCCGCTTTGATGTTCCAATACAACCCGATGCGCTTGCCGTTGAGGTCGGTCAGGCGGGGGGCAGGGGTGATCCTGGTCTGGACGGGTTTGGCCACGGGGTTGAACACCTTCAGAGGGACCATCGGCTTCCTCCTGCGCCTTTTTCGGGGAAAGTATAGCAGATGGAAAAGACCGCAATCCTCCCGCTCTGTAGGCCCCCTCCCGAAGGGATGGAGCCCCCCTTCTGACGGGATACCTGCGCCCACAATGAGGCTTGCACCTTCACCCCCCAAGAGAGGGAGCCGTCCCCAGTCTTCATCCTTCCCCTGCCGCCACCCCACACAGCCCAGGGGCTTGACGCTCATCCCCTTGGTGCCGTATGCTAACAGGTGCGAGCGGAAGTAGTTCAGGGGTAGAACGCCTCCTTGCCAAGGAGGAGGTCGGGGGTTCAAAGCCCCTCTTCCGCTCCATTTTTGTGCCCCTAACAGAACCCCCCAGGAATGCACCCCCCGTGATGGCATGCACCAGGGGCGAGCAGCGGGTGTGGGCATAGAGACTGCGCGCAATTGTCCCCTAACGCATGCCCTGCACACCCACATCCGCCCTGAAAACCGCGCGCCATGTCGCCTTGTCCAGGGCGTTCACCTTGAGCACCGTTGGCCGCTGACAGGTGCCGTGGCGGGCTAAACAGCGACCCTCCCCCTGGCGTGGCGTGCTGGCAGACAACACCCCCCGCATACCCCTCTGCACACCCGAGGGTATGGCGTATCCAGGGGCCCCGGTGCCGCCAACAGGAGGTGGGGGAAGGGCTAGCGCCCCCGCAGGCGGGGATCCAAGACATCCCGCAGGGCGTCACCCAGCAGGTTGAAGCCGAACACCGCCAGGCTAATGGCCAAACCGGGGAAGATCACCAGCCAGGGGGCCCGCTGGGCAAACTCGGCCGCCGAGCCGGAGAGCATACGCCCCCAGGAGGGGTGGGGCTCCGGCACCCCCAGCCCGAGGAAGGAGAGGCTCGCCTCGGTGAGGATGGCACTCCCCAACTGGGCGGTGGCTAATACGATAAACGGCCCCAAAGTGTTGGGGAGAATGTGCAGAAAAGCGATGCGCCAGTCCCCACACCCCACAGCCCGCGCCGCCTCCACATAGGTCATGGCCCGTATCTGCAGGGTGCTGGAGCGTATGACCCGGGCAGCCCTGGGAATGATGGGGATGGAGATGGCGATGATCACATTGGGCATGGAAGGCCCCAGGGCAGCCACCATCACCAAAGCCAGCACCAACAAAGGCATGGCCTGCATGATATCCATAATCCGCTGGAGGGTCATATCCAGTTTGCCCATAAAGTAGCCCGACAGGAGCCCCAGGATTCCCCCTAC harbors:
- a CDS encoding ABC transporter permease; translation: MAGRKRPWWKTLLRFARSKPLGTAGGVVILLMVLVAIFANFLATHDPTAVNARATFAPPNQTYWLGTDNLGRDIYSRIVHGARVSLIVGLGSTLLGTVVGGILGLLSGYFMGKLDMTLQRIMDIMQAMPLLVLALVMVAALGPSMPNVIIAISIPIIPRAARVIRSSTLQIRAMTYVEAARAVGCGDWRIAFLHILPNTLGPFIVLATAQLGSAILTEASLSFLGLGVPEPHPSWGRMLSGSAAEFAQRAPWLVIFPGLAISLAVFGFNLLGDALRDVLDPRLRGR